In the genome of Thermoproteus tenax Kra 1, the window CCGACGTGAACGCCGCGAGAAACATCGCCGCGAGGGTCGGCCACAAGACGCCGGTGTCGAAAAAGATAGAGGCGTACCGCCCGGCGTCGGGCGGATTAAAGCCCCCGCAGTGCGGCCCCCGCCCTTTAGGGCGGAGAGCGCGGTCATCTTCAGCATCCTATGTGCATGTA includes:
- a CDS encoding transposase; translated protein: MSALTPPLPKGALEYDRGRDIIEILQLGGAAESTGLYVCRKLGVALNADVNAARNIAARVGHKTPVSKKIEAYRPASGGLKPPQCGPRPLGRRARSSSASYVHVRSFLLPAS